The Camelina sativa cultivar DH55 chromosome 14, Cs, whole genome shotgun sequence genome includes a window with the following:
- the LOC104741452 gene encoding probable ATP-dependent RNA helicase ddx42 isoform X2, with protein sequence MAFSTRSSLFFFFTTLILLSTQIHARDSYFFGKFHRDSPKDQNPNNVLPLETSEKTTVDESIPNKKEQEQDPTFVPESGNGYGLYGHETTYNDNKEEFNNNNKYDDKVNSKTFSTPSLSETEESFNNYDEKYPKDTESYGSNGYNNEEFNNNNNNKYNANFKEEFNTNNKYDETPKEEFNNKYANEEFNNNNNNKYDENVKEESFSQNNGDNKRSFYNSNAYGTELERETPYKGYSHNLERQGMSDTRFMEKGSYYYDLYNARNHGHYYRKPHSKSPAGFYSSPATETNYDQQSYSYGNNNNDNEENSFKDPYNSEWENEQTEEFVAGQGTNQFKP encoded by the exons ATGGCTTTCTCCACTAGAagctccctcttcttcttcttcactacaCTTATTCTTCTCTCCACTCAAATCCATGCTAGAGATAGCTACTTCTTTGGGAAATTCCACAGAGACTCTCCCAAAGACCAAAACCCTAACAATGTTCTCCCTCTCGAGACCAGCGAGAAAACAACAGTAGATGAATCCATCCCCAACAAGAAAGAGCAAGAACAGGATCCTACCTTTGTCCCCGAGTCCGGAAACGGCTATGGCTTGTATGGTCACGAGACCACCTACAATGACAACAAAGAagagttcaacaacaacaacaagtacgATGACAAAGTCAACAGCAAGACTTTCTCCACTCCAAGCCTGAGCGAGACTGAGGAGTCTTTCAACAACTATGACGAAAAGTACCCGAAGGATACAGAGAGCTACGGCAGCAACGGTTACAACAACGAagagttcaacaacaacaacaataacaagtACAATGCAAACTTCAAGGAAGAGTTCAACACCAACAACAAGTACGATGAAACCCCCAAGGAAGAGTTCAACAACAAGTACGCCAATGAagaattcaacaacaacaacaacaacaagtacgATGAAAACGTGAAGGAAGAGTCTTTCTCTCAGAACAATGGAGACAACAAGAGAAGCTTCTACAACTCTAACGCTTATGGGACAGAGCTAGAACGTGAAACGCCGTACAAAGGTTACAGCCACAATTTGGAGAGACAAGGCATGAGTGACACAAGGTTCATGGAGAAAGGTAGCTACTATTACGATCTTTACAACGCAAGAAACCACGGCCATTACTACCGGAAGCCTCACAGCAAAAGCCCCGCCGGTTTCTATTCATCTCCGGCGACAGAGACTAACTACGACCAGCAATCGTACTCGtacggaaacaacaacaacgacaacgaG GAGAACAGTTTTAAGGATCCATACAACTCCGAGTGGGAGAACGAACAGACTGAGGAGTTTGTTGCGGGGCAAGGCACTAATCAGTTCAAGCCTTGA
- the LOC104741452 gene encoding probable ATP-dependent RNA helicase ddx42 isoform X1: MAFSTRSSLFFFFTTLILLSTQIHARDSYFFGKFHRDSPKDQNPNNVLPLETSEKTTVDESIPNKKEQEQDPTFVPESGNGYGLYGHETTYNDNKEEFNNNNKYDDKVNSKTFSTPSLSETEESFNNYDEKYPKDTESYGSNGYNNEEFNNNNNNKYNANFKEEFNTNNKYDETPKEEFNNKYANEEFNNNNNNKYDENVKEESFSQNNGDNKRSFYNSNAYGTELERETPYKGYSHNLERQGMSDTRFMEKGSYYYDLYNARNHGHYYRKPHSKSPAGFYSSPATETNYDQQSYSYGNNNNDNEENSFKDPYNSEWENEQTEEFVAGQGTNQFKP, translated from the coding sequence ATGGCTTTCTCCACTAGAagctccctcttcttcttcttcactacaCTTATTCTTCTCTCCACTCAAATCCATGCTAGAGATAGCTACTTCTTTGGGAAATTCCACAGAGACTCTCCCAAAGACCAAAACCCTAACAATGTTCTCCCTCTCGAGACCAGCGAGAAAACAACAGTAGATGAATCCATCCCCAACAAGAAAGAGCAAGAACAGGATCCTACCTTTGTCCCCGAGTCCGGAAACGGCTATGGCTTGTATGGTCACGAGACCACCTACAATGACAACAAAGAagagttcaacaacaacaacaagtacgATGACAAAGTCAACAGCAAGACTTTCTCCACTCCAAGCCTGAGCGAGACTGAGGAGTCTTTCAACAACTATGACGAAAAGTACCCGAAGGATACAGAGAGCTACGGCAGCAACGGTTACAACAACGAagagttcaacaacaacaacaataacaagtACAATGCAAACTTCAAGGAAGAGTTCAACACCAACAACAAGTACGATGAAACCCCCAAGGAAGAGTTCAACAACAAGTACGCCAATGAagaattcaacaacaacaacaacaacaagtacgATGAAAACGTGAAGGAAGAGTCTTTCTCTCAGAACAATGGAGACAACAAGAGAAGCTTCTACAACTCTAACGCTTATGGGACAGAGCTAGAACGTGAAACGCCGTACAAAGGTTACAGCCACAATTTGGAGAGACAAGGCATGAGTGACACAAGGTTCATGGAGAAAGGTAGCTACTATTACGATCTTTACAACGCAAGAAACCACGGCCATTACTACCGGAAGCCTCACAGCAAAAGCCCCGCCGGTTTCTATTCATCTCCGGCGACAGAGACTAACTACGACCAGCAATCGTACTCGtacggaaacaacaacaacgacaacgaGGAGAACAGTTTTAAGGATCCATACAACTCCGAGTGGGAGAACGAACAGACTGAGGAGTTTGTTGCGGGGCAAGGCACTAATCAGTTCAAGCCTTGA
- the LOC104741453 gene encoding uncharacterized protein LOC104741453: MGMHLAALFLAIIVSPLCVFSSEIQEIGYNQNLVNNDDLEAAKLRISQLEIVLEATINKTLYLKEREKLIQVAEIQIQSLQSASFSDESGLTLVQKRISDLEEEVKKLWAALRTTNFELHVLEDKARDAEGKVKAKALEVKQMVEVVTEQWIQIQHLEQMREFNNRRHHTPSRCLFLKLMSDIQRHLPKVHESFDIHWKGKKVLAVLPYLTQAQSRLESLWAAVTKYHHQLQGFIKNEMEKSEITAALANREVVFFMASALITFPVFGAWILLSS; this comes from the exons ATGGGGATGCATTTAGCTGCTCTGTTTCTCGCCATTATCGTTTCACCACTCTGCGTTTTCTCATCTGAAATCCAGGAGATCGGTTATAATCAGAACTTGGTCAATAATGATGATCTGGAAGCAGCTAAGCTCAGAATATCTCAATTGG AAATTGTTCTTGAGGCGACCATAAATAAGACCCTCTACTTGAAAGAGCGTGAGAAGTTGATCCAAGTTGCTGAAATTCAGATCCAAAGTTTGCAGTCTGCTTCATTCAGTGACGAG AGTGGGTTAACTTTGGTCCAGAAAAGGATAAGCGACCTGGAAGAAGAG GTTAAAAAACTATGGGCTGCCTTGCGAACAACTAACTTCGAGCTTCACGTTTTAGAGGATAAAGCTAGAGATGCAGAGGGTAAAGTTAAAGCTAAGGCTTTGGAAGTTAAACAG ATGGTAGAAGTTGTTACGGAGCAGTGGATTCAGATTCAGCATCTTGAGCAG ATGAGAGAATTTAACAACCGAAGGCATCACACACCTAGCAGATGCCTTTTCTTGAAG CTCATGAGCGACATCCAAAGACATCTGCCCAAAGTTCATGAGTCATTTGACATTCACTGGAAGGGAAAGAAGGTTCTCGCTGTGCTACCATATCTCACACAAGCACAGTCACGGTTAGAAAGCCTCTGGGCAGCTGTTACCAAATATCACCATCAG TTACAAGGCTTCATCAAGAATGAGATGGAAAAAAGCGAGATCACAGCAGCGCTTGCAAACAGAGAAGTGGTGTTTTTCATG GCATCTGCACTGATTACCTTCCCCGTGTTTGGAGCTTGGATCTTACTCTCTTCCTAG